The Patescibacteria group bacterium genomic sequence AAATTCACCTTGCTCCCGAACAGGTAGCGGGCGCTGTAGTACATGTTCTGCGTGTCGATGAACACGCCTACGCGTTGGTCCGGATGTTGCGAAGATGCCATAGGACGAGCAAGCCCCCGCACGAGGGCGGGGGTTTGCCTTACTTCAATTCAAGTTCTTTCTTGAGCTTGTCGGACGCCTTCGCGTCCTCGCGTTCGAGGTACTTGAGCAGGCGTCGGCGCTCGTTCACCTTCTTGATGAGCCCGCGGCGGCTCGAGTAGTCCTTCTTGTGCTCCTTGAGGTGCTTGGTGAGCATCCCGACCTCGCTCGTGAGGATCGCGATCTGCACCTGCGGGGAGCCGGTGTCGGACGCGTGCGTCCGGAACTTCTCGATGATCTTCTGCTTGGCCTTCACGTCCATCATATGCGTCGCGACCGTCCGAGAAGGGGTTGCCGACCCGCTTCCAAGACCGGCGCCTAAAGGATTTAATGCGTTGAGACTACCAGGAGCAGCCTGTCTCGTCAATGCCGAGACCGCCTTAGGGCTTGACGGGATCGGGAAAAACGGGTAGGATTTTCCGTTGCGTGGAAGGAGGTATCCCATGGAAGTCTCCCGCGACGGAACGCTCGTTCATCTCCTGTTCCGGCAGACGACGATTCAGCATATAGCCCTGCCCTTTTCAGCCCATTCGATGCAGACGGCGGCCGTGGCATTCGTCGCACCGGAAGGCTATGCGTTCGCCGACGGCCTGGAGGCGCTGCGCGACGCCAAGCTGAGTCTGCTCCTCCCGGACGGGTCTGCGTACCGCTGCAGGCTCGACGTCGCACAGCACAGCGCGGACCGGGTCGGCGGACGCCGTCGGGCGTTCGGCCTCATCTCCACCCCCCTGCCTCCGTTCAGGGATCTCCCCAAGGACACCGTGGTGCTCCTTGAGGATCGGCAAGGGACGATGCGGTTCTTCCCTTTCGAACGGCTGCGCAAGACCGGGTGACGACCGCCGCCTCTACAAGCCGGCGGCTTTTCTTTATACTGCTCCCATATGGCCGATCGCGAATCTTTTTCCTACGCCCCGTCTACCGAGGAACCGACGAAGAACGAGCTGCCGAAAGAAGCCGCCGTCATTCCTGCCGTTGAGGAAGTAACGAAGGCGGGCGCCGTTCCGGAAATCTCTCCCGAGGTCATTCGGAAGGAAGCGGCGGAGCTCGTAAGGGAGAAAGCAAAGGGAGAAGAGAAGCCCGCCCTGCCTCCTAGGCCTGAACGGACGATGGAAGACGATGAATTGGAAGAGCTCGGGAAGGTCATGCAT encodes the following:
- a CDS encoding 30S ribosomal protein S15 — translated: MDVKAKQKIIEKFRTHASDTGSPQVQIAILTSEVGMLTKHLKEHKKDYSSRRGLIKKVNERRRLLKYLEREDAKASDKLKKELELK